The following proteins are co-located in the Anaerolineales bacterium genome:
- a CDS encoding MiaB/RimO family radical SAM methylthiotransferase, with the protein MRVFLDSVGCRLNQSELELIASDLRQAGAQLVAVPESSDVIILNTCAVTQAAAADSRSMARRAYRLRPQARIVLTGCWATLDPVAAAHLAPGIEVVPNWRKESIARQLTGGSRLPFAATGEAVRLPIPGNRHRVRGFVKVQEGCNSRCAFCLTRLVRGPARSVPPGTVLERVRHAILGGAHEIVLCGVQLGGYGQEARGLPRLEGLMGLILRETEGVRFRLSSIDPWDVSEPLLALWDNRRLCRQLHLPLQSGSAATLQRMLRPVTPNGFARLAAKAREWIPGLALTTDLIAGFPGETEVDFDISLQFVEGMAFADAHVFGYSPRPGTAAARLPSPVDPVRLGLRTRRLRALARTARQAALSQQVGRTEQAVWVSGQPADSGGWSLRGLTDTGFPVSARSPLNLRSRMSSVHITGVQGGVLTAALAGNDPAPHGPHQGPPSPPFRSSV; encoded by the coding sequence TGATCATCCTCAACACCTGCGCCGTCACCCAGGCCGCCGCCGCCGACTCGCGGAGCATGGCGCGCCGGGCGTACCGCCTTCGCCCCCAGGCGCGGATCGTGCTCACCGGATGCTGGGCCACCCTTGACCCCGTCGCCGCCGCTCATCTTGCCCCTGGAATCGAAGTCGTCCCCAATTGGCGGAAGGAGAGCATCGCCCGGCAGCTGACAGGGGGCTCCAGGCTCCCCTTCGCCGCCACGGGGGAGGCCGTTCGCCTTCCGATCCCGGGCAATCGGCATCGCGTGCGGGGATTTGTGAAGGTACAGGAGGGCTGCAACTCCCGATGCGCATTTTGCCTTACCCGTCTGGTGCGCGGTCCGGCTCGGAGCGTTCCCCCGGGAACCGTCCTCGAGCGGGTCCGCCATGCCATCTTGGGTGGCGCCCACGAGATCGTACTGTGCGGGGTTCAACTAGGTGGATACGGCCAGGAAGCCCGCGGCCTGCCGAGGCTGGAGGGCCTGATGGGCCTGATCCTACGGGAGACGGAGGGAGTCCGCTTCCGCCTCTCGTCGATCGATCCTTGGGATGTCTCTGAGCCGCTTCTGGCGCTCTGGGACAACCGCCGACTGTGCCGCCAGCTTCACCTGCCGTTGCAGTCCGGGAGCGCAGCAACCCTGCAGCGAATGCTCCGCCCGGTCACGCCCAACGGGTTCGCCCGCCTGGCTGCCAAGGCCAGGGAGTGGATTCCTGGCCTGGCGCTCACCACGGATCTGATCGCCGGATTCCCGGGCGAAACCGAGGTGGACTTCGACATCAGTCTGCAGTTTGTCGAAGGGATGGCGTTTGCAGACGCCCATGTATTCGGCTACTCGCCTCGCCCAGGGACGGCGGCCGCCCGCCTTCCCAGCCCGGTCGACCCGGTGCGCCTTGGCCTCCGCACCCGGCGGTTGCGTGCCCTGGCGAGGACGGCGCGCCAAGCCGCCCTCAGCCAACAGGTGGGCAGAACTGAGCAGGCGGTCTGGGTTAGCGGACAACCCGCAGACAGCGGAGGCTGGAGCCTGCGGGGACTGACCGACACGGGGTTCCCCGTATCGGCCCGCTCGCCCCTCAACCTTCGCTCCAGGATGTCTTCCGTCCACATCACCGGAGTGCAAGGCGGCGTGCTGACAGCTGCACTGGCGGGCAACGACCCCGCCCCGCACGGCCCCCACCAGGGCCCGCCTTCCCCGCCTTTCCGGTCCTCGGTATAA